The Besnoitia besnoiti strain Bb-Ger1 chromosome IV, whole genome shotgun sequence genome contains a region encoding:
- a CDS encoding hypothetical protein (encoded by transcript BESB_056080), which translates to MGVPLPSSFFRCDGPESHVTAEASAESRAADHGSSLTRGETLEDVQGVKSKDGTQFRRFFENPTEFRGDSSAEMRLPYAGDDMEAREQERESIPRCEAMTRADCVLHIESLSRGEAQAQRIREGSEGTRGIGDGHDGKISSLSCFSEPPLTVSPAPAAGSGESRSLAFVGALKAHGTAVFFTFTRWHLLVLLCLYSVLVGPVYLNWAPFRQMLFDHGVYRWLCNPAESDASQISYIDPQSYTCAQQRLHVGHLFTLCTVADYGMSFFGGFVMDFAGPKVASLSGTLMMVLGWLLLAFSSEAFQAFEVGVVFFGLGIDMAFYGTLPIGSLFPGHGNTVRALLVAMRSVSYVTPVILQKAAAAWSISYKSIMIGYAAAAFAPALLIACLFSPWAPWDAKGTPADEAQDERGASQRRNQHMQEGTKNTATPAFALSRGKNETAGKRSRFSPLFSLFLSAKSDRQNGERDMPDAGVSALTSSPPSMKTKILDLLKMTRVRDGKVLAHGGNDDISGITPTTGDHTATALKHPSADTKDGFSGPAAVPTDTGSLAVISLSSSSPKHYSEDAEKPTPYFHPEHSLTSSLQPYNASILEEDPLVSSVCPCAETASPQSLFPHDELSVCTPQAGDCTSPLPHPPSSALTKAWGADERDGSRRGKTRIDAGREGGEEQGVAPAFSGHSESMKPKILGTETWRNKLRAASRGALSFTKDYLCSGLYFPIIPYFTITLVRAVYFNTASHDLVPHALSFLHIIVGFVCFFPPVAGFIADRYGILLCMALINACGTLVILLSLVTLLLPGMFVWLEYVISVFFMLNMSLMTNQIYFYVGAIFPQRHLGKLIGFTCTVGGLLSLLASPMFDFSVKSGTHGFMGVLTLLAVLSGVTFLLLLALHVFKKRRDRKSRSSDKANPCTAVLAL; encoded by the coding sequence ATGGGAGTTCCTCTTCCGAGTTCATTTTTCCGCTGCGATGGACCTGAATCACACGTAACGGCCGAGGCTTCAGCCGAGAGCCGAGCGGCGGATCATGGCAGTTCGTTGACACGGGGAGAAACCCTGGAAGACGTCCAGGGCGTCAAATCGAAGGACGGGACGCAATTCCGCCGCTTTTTTGAAAACCCAACAGAGTTTCGGGGCGACTCATCAGCGGAGATGCGCCTACCCTACGCCGGAGACGATATGGAAGCGCGCGAACAGGAGCGCGAAAGCATCCCGCGATGCGAGGCAATGACCAGGGCGGACTGCGTGCTGCATATAGagtctctgtcgcgcggagaagcgcaaGCCCAGCGCATAAGggagggcagcgagggcACACGCGGCATCGGCGACGGGCACGACGGGAAAATTAGCAGTCTTTCCTGTTTCTCGGAGCCTCCGCTCACCGTCTCGCCCGCCCCCGCTGCTGGCAGCGGGGAATCGCGGTCCCTCGCATTCGTCGGCGCGCTCAAGGCTCATGGGACGGCTGTTTTTTTCACTTTCACGCGCTGGCATCTCCTCGTTTTGCTGTGCTTGTACTCTGTCTTGGTCGGCCCGGTTTACTTAAACTGGGCACCGTTTCGGCAGATGCTCTTTGACCACGGGGTGTATCGGTGGCTGTGCAATCCGGCCGAGAGCGACGCTTCGCAGATCTCGTACATCGATCCGCAAAGCTACACGTGTgcacagcagcgcctgcatgTCGGGCATCTCTTCACGCTCTGCACGGTGGCGGACTACGGCATGTCGTTTTTCGGAGGCTTCGTGATGGATTTCGCAGGCCCCAAGGTGGCGTCCCTGAGCGGCACGCTGATGATGGTTCTTGGCTGGCTCCTGCTTGCGTTCTCAAGCGAAGCCTTCCAGGCTTTCGAGGTTGGAGTCGTATTCTTTGGCCTTGGCATCGACATGGCGTTCTATGGAACGCTCCCCATCGGCTCGCTGTTTCCAGGCCACGGAAACACCGTTCGggccctcctcgtcgcgatGCGCTCCGTCAGCTACGTCACGCCAGTCATCCTCCAGAAAGCGGCCGCAGCATGGAGCATCTCCTATAAAAGCATCATGATAGGCTATGCGGCCGCTGCCTTTGCTCCGGCACTCCTCATTGCCTGCCTCTTCAGTCCGTGGGCGCCCTGGGACGCAAAAGggacgcctgcagacgaggctCAGGACGAGCGCGGAGCATCGCAACGGCGAAACCAACACATGCAGGAAGGGACGAAAAATACGGCGACGCCAGCATTTGCACTGAGTCGTGGGAAGAACGAGACGGCCGGAAAGCGATCTCGGTTCTCGCcccttttctccctctttttgagcgcgaagagcgatCGGCAAAACGGAGAACGAGATATGCCGGATGCTGGTGTATCCGCGTTAACGTCTTCACCACCGTCGATGAAGACAAAGATTTTGGACCTTCTGAAGATGACTCGAGTCAGGGATGGAAAAGTGCTCGCCCACGGGGGAAACGACGACATTTCCGGCATTACACCTACAACCGGAGACCACACAGCAACGGCCCTGAAACACCCATCAGCGGACACTAAAGACGGGTTCTCCGGGCCGGCAGCGGTTCCCACTGACACAGGCTCTCTCGCTGTCATAAGcctctcgtcgtcctcccccAAGCATTATtccgaagacgcagaaaaaccCACACCTTATTTCCATCCTGAGCATTCGCTTACCTCGTCTCTCCAGCCCTACAACGCGTCCATTCTGGAGGAAGACCCGCTCGTATCTTCTGTCTGCCCTTGTGCTGAAACAGCGAGTCCGCAGAGCCTCTTCCCGCACGACGAGCTCTCTGTATGTACACCACAAGCGGGTGATTGCACGTCGCCTCTGCCACATCCTCCGTCTTCTGCCTTGACCAAGGCATGGGGGGCAGACGAAAGAGACGGCAGCAGACGTGGAAAAACCCGGATCGACGCTGGTAGAGAAGGGGGCGAGGAGCAAGGAGTAGCTCCTGCCTTTTCCGGGCACAGCGAATCCATGAAACCGAAAATTCTCGGTACAGAGACCTGGCGAAATAagctgcgtgcggcgtccCGCGGGGCGCTTTCGTTTACAAAGGACTACCTTTGCTCGGGTTTATATTTCCCAATTATCCCGTACTTCACTATTACGCTCGTTCGTGCGGTGTACTTCAATACAGCTTCCCACGACCTGGTTCCGCACGCCTTGAGCTTTCTGCACATCATTGTCGGCTTCGTGTGTTTCTTCCCGCCCGTGGCAGGCTTTATCGCGGATCGATACGGCATTCTGTTGTGTATGGCGCTAATCAACGCATGCGGGACGCTCGTGATTTTGCTGTCGCTCGTCACGTTGTTGCTTCCGGGCATGTTTGTCTGGCTCGAGTACGTGATTTCCGTCTTCTTTATGCTCAACATGTCGCTCATGACGAACCAGATCTACTTCTACGTCGGCGCCATCTTCCCGCAAAGACACCTAGGGAAGCTCATCGGGTTCACGTGTACTGTGGGCGGCCTGCTGTCGCTCCTGGCTTCCCCTATGTTTGATTTCTCGGTCAAATCGGGGACTCACGGATTTATGGGCGTGCTCAcgctcctcgccgtcctctccggGGTCACGTTTCTGCTCCTTCTTGCGCTGCACGTCTTCAAAAAACGACGGGATCGAAaatcgcgcagcagcgacaaaGCGAATCCGTGCACGGCTGTCCTCGCCTTGTGA
- a CDS encoding hypothetical protein (encoded by transcript BESB_056060) gives MAGKKRAGARAAPPTSSAKVRKEGEDIEIEVEEENPWLASARTGNEAEEEEAGDGGEEEDDEGSDDDEEDGEEEEQEEDDEEEDDEGSDDDEEDGEEEEQEEDDEEEDDEEEDEEGEESVDEKKQSADVRREVPGVRKSAKSSDKEASDALSICQLMKDLTSDKWDSFKQEESEEEEEGGEEEEGEEEDDSEDHSESEDEKPEEASDKLLKSLQRLQQTEEGEEIDPFEGVSEHALSLLKTGKARAAPPAQASGDEGREADDAQLNDDSADLSFSSLLNSLSGASHSGLRKQLESLARPRSSAAESAVDRDVVQEPLGHSQQKLLSRTLAYAEAAKAARKWTPTVQRNQQAVQLQLGEGAETKAEVKSLSHAISEFKSQDDFEDALLAAVNAEGLSNESLKVAGGLGPAEPIKRQAEQRQVARLKFLLFSEQRRARRLKKIKSKVSRKKRKQAEQREEEKIMERLEVENPVLAEELRKKFEEKRAKIRMLRQQNARTKWAAVAARFGGRDIQKEISRQKQREVDERRTVERLAKSRPGASAESESEASSSSDEDEARELSAGEKAQLLRQLAREEKEIEEALPAKGLLALPFMRRGVEQRRERNRKEISSVRRAEAGEEASDDGGSDAEEGDRNARDRGEGDSDLESAVDELDDPAAAAREGERRAEEGERRRKQEDLLENKKRRLDAPAVEEAEKQLESQWDFFELQDEPARKSAAEDAKVEPNAEQKPFGSSAGAQAFFAAELKKEESRREAEETLKRRKAHERAWRDREEAQRAEVADAKKRELEQEMEAANPWLQPYKKKRKTDKEAAAARKQESTHQQLEALLDADGIGRAQSSDDESVESGAEDAREIQRRLIRQAFVCDDDAEEEFFQDQQREEEEENGGGAAAVSDALPGWGVWHGEGVRARKARGRPGAAAKSVAPAEEKNKKKRPLVVINQTLDRKAAKYFVPELPRPYTAKDQYDSTLQHPTGPEWNTSAVFNRLIAPKINVRVGAVLPPLQMARKHLGPAERDALLEAWDSKASRKQRTKARL, from the exons ATGGCGGGTAAGAAgcgagcgggcgcgcgcgcggcgccgccaacCTCCAGCGCGAAAGTACggaaagagggagaagacatCGAAATCGAggtggaagaagaaaacccCTGGCTGGCATCGGCCCGCACAGGCAACGaagctgaagaggaggaggcaggagacggaggagaggaggaagatgacgaagggagcgacgacgatgaagaggatggcgaggaggaagaacaggaggaagacgacgaggaggaagatgacgaagggagcgacgacgatgaagaggatggcgaggaggaagaacaggaggaagacgacgaggaggaagatgacgaagaggaagacgaggaaggagaggagtcGGTTGATGAAAAAAAGCAGAGCGCAGATGTGCGTAGGGAGGTACCAGGGGTTCGAAAGAGCGCGAAATCGAGTGATAAGGAAGCTTCTGACGCGCTTTCCATCTGTCAGCTCATGAAAGATCTCACATCAGATAAGTGGGATTCTTTTAagcaagaagaaagcgaggaagaagaagaggggggggaagaagaagaaggcgaagaagaagatgaTTCCGAAGATCACTCTGAGTCGGAAGACGAGAAGCCTGAGGAGGCGTCCGACAAGCTGCTCAAGTCCCTGCAGCGCTTgcagcagacagaggaaggagaagaaattGATCCATTTGAGGGCGTCTCCGAGCACGCGCTTTCGCTTTTGAAAACTGGAAAAGCTCGTGCTGCGCCACCGGCGCAAGCCTCGGGtgacgaaggccgcgaggcagacgacgcgcaacTCAACGATGACA gcgcagacctttccttctcctcgctgctgaaCTCGCTGTCGGGGGCGAGCCACAGCGGCCTGCGGAAGCAGCTcgagtctctcgcgcggccgcggagctcggcGGCAGAGTCGGCGGTTGACCGGGACGTTGTGCAGGAGCCGCTGGGTCACTCTCAGCAGAAGCTTCTTTCGCGGACGCTGGCgtacgccgaggcggcgaaggcggcgcggaagtGGACGCCGACTGTGCAGCGGAACCAGCAGGCCGTCCAGCTGCAGCTGGGcgagggggcggagacgaaggcggaggtcaagtctctctctcacgcGATCTCTGAGTTCAAGTCGCAGGACGACTTCGAagacgctctcctcgcggctgtcAACGCAGAAGGCCTTTCCAACGAAAGCCTCAaagtcgccggcggcctcggtcCCGCTGAGCCTATCAAGCGACAG gcggagcAGCGCCAGGTGGCGCGGCTGAAGTTCCTTCTCTtcagcgagcagcggcgcgcgcggcgcctgaagAAGATCAAGAGCAAAGTGTCTCgcaagaagcggaagcaggcggagcagcgcgaggaggagaagatcATGGAGCGCCTGGAGGTCGAGAACCCTGTCCTCGCGGAGGAGTTGCGCAAGAAATtcgaagaaaaacgcgcaaAAATCCGCATGCTCAGACAGCAGAACGCGCGGACCAAAtgggccgccgtcgcggcgcgcttcggcggccgAGACATTCAAAAAGAAATCAGCAGACAGAAACAG CGGGAGGTGGACGAGAGACGAACCGTGGAGCGTCTGGCAAAGAGTCGCCCAGGAGCTTCAGCCGAGTCAG AGTCTGAGGCGTCATCTTCGtcagacgaggacgaggcgcgggagcTGTCtgccggcgagaaggcgcagctgctgcggcagcttgcgcgagaggagaaggaaatcgaggaggcgctgccggcgaagggGCTCCTGGCGCTGCCGTTCATGCGCAGGGGCGtggagcagcgacgcgagcggaaTCGGAAGGAAATCTCGAGTGTGCGCAGAGCtgaggccggcgaggaggcctcAGACGACGggggcagcgacgcagaggagggggacAGAAacgcccgcgaccgcggcgagggcgacagcgactTGGAGAGCGCGGTGGACGAGCTCGACGatcctgcggcggctgcgagggagggcgagcggcgcgccgaagagggcgagcgacGTAGGAAGCAGGAGGATCTCCTCGAGAACAAGAagcggcgcctcgacgcccCCGCAGttgaggaagcggagaaacAACTCGAGAGTCAGTGGGACTTCTTCGAGCTTCAGGACGAGCCGGCGCGGAAGTCCGCGgccgaggacgcgaaggTGGAGCCCAACGCGGAGCAGAAGCCTTTCGGCTCCTCGGCAGGTGCCCAGGCCTTCTTTGCCGCCGAGCTAAAGAAGGAGGAGTCGCGACGCGAAGCCGAAGAGACACTtaagcggcggaaggcgcacgagcgcgcctggcgcgaccgcgaggaggcgcagagagccgaaGTCGCGGACGCGAAAAAGCGCGAACTCGAGCAAGAAATGGAGGCTGCGAACCCCTGGCTGCAGCCCTacaagaaaaagagaaaaaccgacaaggaggccgcagcagcgcgtaaACAAGAATCTACGCACCAACAGCTGGAGGCTCTC CTCGACGCCGACGGAATCGGCAGGGCGCAGTCCTCAGATGACGAGTCCGTGGAGAGCGgtgcagaggacgcgcgcgagattCAGAGACGCCTTATTCGACAGGCTTTCGTGTGCGACGACGATGCGGAAGAAGAGTTCTTTCAGGACCAAcaacgcgaagaagaagaagaaaacggcggcggcgcggcagctg TCAGCGACGCCCTGCCGGGGTGGGGCGTCTGGCACGGCGaaggcgtgcgcgcgcggaaggcccgCGGAAGACCTGGAGCCGCCGCCAAGAGTGTCGCGCcggccgaggagaagaacaAGAAGAAGCGTCCGCTTGTCGTCATCAACCAAACGCTGGACCGCAAAGCCGCGAAATACTTCGTTCCAGAG ctgcctcgccccTACACGGCGAAGGACCAATACGACTCGACGCTGCAGCACCCGACCGGCCCCGAGTGGAACACGTCGGCTGTGTTCAACCGGCTCATCGCGCCGAAG ATCAAcgtccgcgtcggcgcagtTTTGCCACCGCTGCAGATGGCCAGGAAGCATCTGGggccggcggagagagacgccttGCTCGAGGCGTGGGACTCCAAGGCAAGCCGGAAGCAGAGAACGAAGGCGCGCTTGTAG
- a CDS encoding putative nucleolar protein 5 (encoded by transcript BESB_056070): protein MLVLVETPAGYGLFRVKNKKLLEIEDATDLSSFFASSEAAQKSVALEAFSQFKDTRHALDEVLALRESKMSKGLKKFLKKNLLKDEETCAQLAVSDKALGASIKNKLGIDVVFTPTTHELIRGIKEQMNNLLEGLSAKDRQQMAMSLAHSLNRFKLKFSPEKLDTMIIQAVALLDDLDRELNNFAMRLKEWYGWHFPELSKIVTDNLIYAKTVQLIGFRTNTKHVELSPLLPDEIAAEVKMSAETSMGTDITDEDLTHINTLASRVEELVEYRANLAEYLKVRMKVVAPNLTYMVGEVIGARLMAHSGSLLNLSKQPASTIQILGAEKALFRALKTKSHTPKYGLLFHAALVGQAPPKLKGKISRVLAAKLSLCVRVDALTEAAEAAAAAAGSKGANEVAPAQAPTEPTVAISCRRYVENKLMQLEQQQNSGLSRSTAKPPVARYEPKRQMNGKTYDTSADIVAEESKAKKHKHDEVKHEDDEEKPKKKKIKREKED from the exons ATGCTGGTGCTGGTTGAGACGCCGGCAGGCTACGGCCTCTTTCGCGTGAAGAACAAGAAGCTCTTGGAGATTGAGGACGCGACCGACTTGTCGTcattcttcgcctcctcagaggcggcgcagaagtccgtcgcgctggaggccttTTCACAGTTCAAAGACACGCGCCACGCGCTCGACGAagtcctcgcgctgcgcgagagcaAGATGAGTAAAGGACTGAAGAAGTTCCTCAAGAAAAACCTTTTGAAGGACGAGGAAACCTGCGCACAGCTCGCCGTCAGCGACAAGGCCCTCGGCGCGAGCATCAAAAACAAACTCGGCATCGACGTCGTCTTCACCCCCACTACCCACGAGCTCATTCGGGGCATCAAGGAGCAGATGAACAACCTCCTCGAAGGCCTCTCTGCGAAGG ATCGCCAGCAGATGGCGATGTCTCTCGCGCACTCCCTGAACCGCTTCAAGCTGAAGTTCAGCCCTGAGAAGCTCGACACGATGATCATCCAGGCAGTGG CGCTGCTGGACGACCTCGACCGCGAGTTGAACAACTTCGCGATGCGCCTGAAGGAGTGGTACGGCTGGCACTTCCCCGAGCTGAGCAAGATTGTGACAGACAATTTGATCTACGCGAAGACTGTCCAGCTCATTGGGTTCCGCACAAACACCAAGCACGTCGagctttctcctctccttcccgaCGAG ATTGCAGCGGAAGTGAAGATGTCGGCGGAGACCTCCATGGGCACGGATATCACTGACGAGGATCTGACGCACATCAACacgctcgccagccgcgtcgAGGAGCTCGTCGAATATAGGGCGAATCTCGCGGAATACCTCAAGGTCCGCATGAAGGTCGTCGCCCCCAACCTCACCTACATG GTCGGAGAGGTTATCGGCGCACGCCTGATGGCGCACAGCGGCAGCTTGCTGAATCTTTCCAAGCAGCCTGCCTCGACGATTCAGATCCTCGGAGCTGAGAAGGCGCTCTTCCGCGCCCTGAAGACCAAGTCGCACACTCCGAAGTACGGACTCCTCTTTCACGCCGCGCTCGTTGGTCAGGCGCCACCGAAGCTCAAGG GAAAGATCTCCCGCGTGCTCGCTGCGAAGCTCTCGCTATGTGTGCGCGTCGACGCGCTgaccgaggcggcggaggctgcggccgcggcggcgggtaGCAAGGGCGCCAACGAGGTCGcccccgcgcaggcgcccacgGAACCGACTGTTGCGATTTCTTGCCGCCGATACGTTGAGAACAAGCTGATGCAACTCGAGCAGCAGCAAAACAGCG GTCTGTCGCGCTCTACCGCGAAGCCGCCCGTGGCGCGCTACGAGCCCAAGAGACAGATGAATGGAAAGACATACGACACGTCCGCAGATATCGTGGCCGAGGAgtcgaaggcgaagaagcatAAACACGACGAAGTGAAGCACGAAGACGATGAGGAGAAAcccaagaagaagaagatcaaaagagaaaaggaggacTAG